The Procambarus clarkii isolate CNS0578487 chromosome 46, FALCON_Pclarkii_2.0, whole genome shotgun sequence genome includes a region encoding these proteins:
- the LOC123770509 gene encoding nephrin, translating to MTSHAATTPVARWWYTCLMVSVLAIHKGVCHQQEFSVRPESVEVPEGADVFLSCVVDHQEGKAQWTKDGFALGFDRGVPGYPRYQYAGDPEIGEHHLVINGVTLTEDGEYQCQVGPTDTSPPIWAAANVTVLLAPTRVWMVGWGKEAVVEVVEGTILTLECVVEDARPPPTAAWYRAGLLLHPEGQVDRVEPSTSPRRWSVRSQVKVSATPGDDGRIFSCQAVHPTLSHLHNTLVASVSLSVLHAPGPPVITGYAPDEILLAGERRTLTCRSSGGNPRPWVLWYRQGRLVDDTTTTVRGGDDPQEEQSVVNDHQLAVTPQEDGAMYECHVSSDLLESPLTANVTLTVYYAPSTVTITGPAQVEAGGLLNLTCESSDSNPPASLTWTIQGEPEDRSKSVVGRDGSGGWVTSTHLTHQVVPTLTNLTHVTVECRALNPAIERVVKKVTTVTLIRPAGRPVFESELSEALVAGTILDLTCVSVGGHPPPSVRVYKGEQEMAAEVTLEGGVSKAVLEVEVQPADNGVEVKCEVHNPATLTPLLTSHNLSVLFPPWEVTGSVRPSTVEEDQVVTLTCDTSSSLPPSSITWRSQKATLQGAVVTTTPGLYGGTHTRSELQVSTTAEDNGRSFTCEANNGLGVVLDAKLVLNVLHSPVWVVRPAEHLDVYEGAQLVITASAAANPGPLRYWWRRGEVTLEATEGELRLGAVNRDVSGNYSVNAYNPRGAVNASFLLNVMYGPENIESAERVTVGEGGAATLQCSATGNPPPTLTWTRHTHNSTAETLSTGVGVARLVLEEATWAATGVYLCHASNLVSSPPPVKTKVIVTQAPTVATEDGGALGASWAAVGGEGRLVCRVRAAPAPTFVWTTHNGRILDTSEKYVIHDPQLVDGLVVWAGVLEVRAVTTEDYAHYICTAHNPLGSDAAHIALHPPARPHTPFNFTVTNMTQSSVSLAWTPNFSGGLPRGYTVRYRPAGTMNYQFVEISGGHTAGTTLGGLRAGAEYFFSIMARNDQGVSEYLSPPLLVTLHGVSSSSSSSSSSSSRWRVPRLILLIMTLTGAALLVLNIAIIACFVRRRRSITRHSSVVGSPSKRARYETGGGSSPPTPTPIHHHQLLLSLSTTNSSDLSNTLTTSKEDQSLVKEGARRGSAASSTAGSQPTLTQLQNGGLNRKNSGSSPRNGGLVARTASGNGQSVGSVRENGIVPTPQTHGNGGIPSQTCSSGGISPAATSLNIRIPGHIHPHTNPEVCSLASSTYDTHPASLQQQQQEQQQRRDSGSLPADDQVSVCSYQSSHSRTYSQGYVRPLPPPGCPHHPPSRPQPLYQGRPYHQQQQSDQQTQQQQQTYTSLNPSSLYTLSADYFDTRCGHASLTSGPPLGYATLGPRSRRATTSQFATLQRPRPALSAAQSAGHQCPAALSCQGADCCHHHDQDDSRGCGGACHSHPPRRSSFHGPLRPDPQRYDAAGPGSISRLHLQHQHQRQDSAPSTYTTPQHQNSSSAFTTTQHRHNGSSLYGTTQQHSKVSGEYSRVQHPDGESPGYSRTQCQEVGSAGYSVTQQESKGQEHSTTQRQEPPPSKDQQYSTTSHSTSSSSHSNMPSTATTTPETPHQAPSTRSPSHSRHLSLRGSSSFRSAAPHDLPGAPKTTSGRPRFPHDYVRQGSTRGRPASSRPTREATDKPNKLTPSTTTS from the exons ATGACGTCACATGCAGCGACCACTCCTGTAGCAAGATGGTGGTACACTTGCCTAATGGTCTCCGTATTGGCCATTCACAAAG GTGTGTGCCATCAGCAAGAGTTCAGTGTGAGGCCAGAGAGTGTAGAGGTGCCAGAGGGCGCCGACGTGTTCCTCAGTTGTGTGGTGGACCACCAGGAGGGCAAGGCTCAGTGGACCAAAGATGGCTTCGCTCTAG GATTCGACCGAGGGGTACCTGGGTACCCGCGCTACCAGTACGCCGGGGACCCGGAGATTGGTGAACATCATTTGGTTATTAATGGCGTGACTCTTACCGAAGATGGAGAGTATCAGTGTCAAGTTGGCCCTACTGATACCAGTCCCCCTATCTGGGCCGCTGCCAACGTTACAGTGCTCT TGGCGCCGACACGGGTGTGGATGGTCGGATGGGGCAAGGAAgctgttgtggaggtggtggaaggTACCATTCTCACCCTCGAGTGTGTGGTAGAGGATGCTCGACCTCCACCCACCGCTGCTTGGTACAGGGCGGGACTCCTACTCCACCCAG AGGGCCAAGTGGATCGCGTGGAGCCGTCCACCTCACCTAGACGTTGGAGTGTGAGGAGCCAGGTGAAGGTGTCGGCTACGCCAGGTGACGACGGGCGGATCTTCTCCTGTCAGGCAGTTCACCCGACGCTCAGCCATCTTCACAACACCCTTGTCGCATCTGTCAGCCTCTCTGTCCTCC ATGCCCCAGGACCTCCAGTTATCACAGGCTACGCCCCAGATGAGATATTACTGGCTGGGGAGCGTCGAACTCTGACCTGCAGGTCGTCAGGCGGTAACCCCCGGCCTTGGGTACTCTGGTACCGCCAGGGACGACTGGTCGACGACACCACGACTACTGTGCGAGGGGGCGACGACCCCCAGGAGGAGCAGAGTGTAGTCAACGATCATCAACTGGCCGTCACGCCGCAGGAAGATGGCGCCATGTATGAATGTCACGTCTCCAGCGATCTCCTAGAGTCCCCCCTCACAGCTAACGTCACTCTCACTGTTTACT ACGCCCCGAGCACCGTCACCATCACTGGACCTGCCCAGGTGGAAGCTGGTGGACTCCTGAACCTTACCTGTGAGAGTAGCGACTCGAACCCTCCAGCCTCCCTCACCTGGACCATCCAAG GAGAGCCAGAGGACCGGAGCAAGTCGGTGGTGGGTCGTGATGGTTCAGGTGGGTGGGTGACCTCCACCCACCTCACCCACCAGGTGGTGCCCACCCTCACCAATCTCACCCACGTCACTGTGGAGTGTCGGGCCCTCAACCCCGCCATCGAGCGAGTGGTGAAGAAAGTCACTACCGTCACTCTCATAA GACCGGCTGGACGTCCGGTGTTTGAGAGTGAGCTGAGCGAGGCACTGGTCGCCGGCACCATCCTTGACCTGACCTGCGTTAGTGTGGGAGGTCACCCGCCTCCTTCCGTCAG GGTGTACAAGGGGGAGCAAGAGATGGCCGCCGAGGTCACCCTTGAGGGTGGAGTGAGCAAGGCCGTGCTGGAGGTGGAGGTCCAACCGGCCGATAACGGTGTGGAAGTGAAGTGTGAGGTTCACAACCCGGCCACCCTCACACCGCTCCTCACCTCTCACAACCTCTCCGTCCTCT TTCCGCCGTGGGAGGTGACTGGCAGCGTGCGGCCCAGCACAGTCGAGGAAGATCAGGTTGTGACCCTCACCTGCGACACCTCCTCAAGTCTCCCGCCCTCAAGCATCACCTGGAGGTCACAGAAGGCCACCCTCCAGGGCGccgtcgtcaccaccactccggGACTCTACGGCGGCACTCACACTAG GTCGGAGCTGCAGGTGTCGACTACAGCTGAAGATAATGGGCGAAGCTTCACTTGTGAGGCCAATAATGGTCTGGGAGTGGTCCTCGATGCCAAGCTGGTCCTCAATGTGCTCC actcaCCAGTATGGGTGGTACGACCAGCTGAACACCTGGACGTGTACGAGGGCGCCCAATTGGTCATTACCGCCTCCGCCGCCGCCAACCCTGGACCCCTCAG GTACTGGTGGAGGCGCGGAGAGGTGACCCTGGAGGCTACTGAAGGGGAGCTGAGACTTGGCGCCGTCAACAGGGACGTCTCCGGCAACTATTCCGTCAACGCTTATAACCCCAGGGGCGCTGTCAACGCCTCTTTCCTCCTGAACGTTATGT ACGGACCTGAGAATATTGAGTCGGCAGAGAGAGTgactgtgggagagggaggggcggCCACCCTTCAGTGTTCTGCTACTGGTAACCCACCGCCCACTCTCACATGGACCAGGCACACCCACAACAG CACGGCAGAGACCCTGAGCACGGGCGTGGGCGTGGCACGCCTAGTGCTGGAAGAGGCGACGTGGGCGGCCACGGGCGTGTATCTCTGCCACGCCTCAAACCTGGTGTCCTCTCCTCCGCCCGTCAAGACCAAAGTTATCGTCACCC AGGCTCCGACGGTGGCTACGGAGGATGGTGGAGCGTTGGGGGCGTCGTGGGCGGCTGTGGGCGGCGAGGGGCGGCTGGTGTGTCGTGTGAGGGCCGCTCCGGCACCCACCTTCGTCTGGACCACCCATAATGGGCGGATACTTGACACTAGTGAGAAGTATGTCATCCACGACCCCCAG CTGGTGGAcgggctggtggtgtgggcggggGTGCTGGAGGTGCGGGCGGTCACCACGGAGGACTACGCCCACTATATCTGTACCGCCCACAACCCCCTGGGCTCCGACGCCGCCCATATCGCTCTCCATCCGCCCGCACGCCCGCACACTCCCTTCAACTTCACC gtGACGAATATGACTCAGTCGTCGGTGTCTCTGGCCTGGACGCCGAACTTCAGTGGTGGTCTTCCTCGGGGCTACACCGTGAGGTACCGACCAGCAGGTACCATGAACTATCAG TTTGTGGAGATCTCCGGAGGTCATACAGCCGGGACGACCCTAGGAGGGCTGAGGGCCGGAGCTGAGTACTTCTTCAGTATCATGGCTAGGAACGACCAAGGCGTCTCTGAGTACCTCTCTCCGCCTCTCCTAGTCACCCTCCATG gtgtgtccagcagcagcagcagcagcagcagcagcagcagcaggtggcgcGTCCCTCGCCTCATACTGCTGATCATGACACTAACTGGAGCAGCTCTGCTGGTCCTCAACATCGCTATCATCGCCTGCTTCGTCCGTCGGCGGCGCTCCATCACCAGGCACTCCTCAG TGGTGGGGTCACCGAGCAAGAGGGCGAGGTATGAGACAGGGGGAGGCTCCTcgccgcccacacccacccccatccaccaccaccagctactcctctccctctccaccaCAAACTCCAGCGATCTCTCCAACACTCTCACCACCTCCAAG GAGGATCAGTCGCTGGTGAAAGAGGGCGCCAGGAGAGGGTCGGCGGCGTCCTCCACAGCGGGCAGCCAACCTACTCTCACACAATTACAAAATGGTGGACTTAACAGGAAGAACAGCGGCTCTTCCCCTCGTAATGGCGGACTGGTGGCGAGGACCGCCAGTGGGAATGGTCAGAGTGTCGGGTCTGTGAGGGAGAACGGCATTGTACCGACGCCACAGACACATGGTAATGGGGGTATACCCTCACAGACTTGTAGCAGCGGTGGTATATCCCCTGCTGCTACGTCCCTGAATATCAGGATCCCGGGTCATATCCACCCTCATACCAACCCTGAGGTCTGCTCTCTGGCTTCCAGCACCTATGATACCCACCCCGCcagcctccagcagcagcagcaggagcagcagcagaggaGAGACTCAGGATCACTACCAGCAGACGATCAGGTGTCCGTCTGCTCCTATCAGAGTAGCCACTCCCGGACCTACTCCCAGGGCTACGTCCGCCCACTGCCGCCTCCTGGGTGtcctcaccaccctccctcacgccCACAACCACTCTACCAGGGCCGCccataccaccagcagcagcagagtgaccaacagacacagcagcagcaacagacgtACACGAGTCTCAACCCGTCCAGCCTGTACACCCTCAGCGCAGACTACTTCGACACCCGCTGTGGCCACGCCTCACTTACTTCTG GGCCGCCTCTGGGGTACGCCACGCTGGGACCTCGCAGCAGACGAGCCACGACATCGCAGTTCGCCACACTACAGCGCCCTCGGCCCGCTCTCAGCGCAGCGCAGAGCGCAGGGCACCAGTGCCCCGCAGCGCTGAGCTGTCAGGGCGcagactgctgccaccaccacgacCAAGACGACAGCAGAGGCTGTGGTGGCGCctgccacagccacccacctcgcCGCAGCAGCTTCCACGGACCTCTGCGGCCAGACCCACAGAGATATGATGCTGCGGGACCCGGCTCCATCTCTCGCctacacctgcagcaccagcaccagcggcAAGACAGTGCTCcgtccacctacaccacaccacagcaccaaaACAGCAGCTCAGCATTCACCACAACGCAACACAGACACAATGGTTCATCACTGTAcggcacaacacagcaacacagcaaggTGTCGGGCGAGTACAGTAGGGTACAGCACCCAGACGGCGAGTCGCCGGGTTACAGCAGAACACAGTGCCAGGAAGTGGGGTCTGCAGGGTACAGTGTGACACAGCAGGAGAGTAAAGGCCaggaacacagcacaacacagagaCAGGAGCCACCGCCCTCCAAGGACCAACAGtactccaccacctcccacagcaccagctcctcctcccacagtaacatgcccagcaccgccaccaccacgccAGAGACGCCTCACCAAGCCCCCAGCACCCGCAGCCCTTCACACAGCAGACATCTCAGTCTGCGGGGCAGCTCCTCCTTCAGGAGCGCCGCCCCCCACGACCTCCCTGGGGCCCCCAAGACCACCTCGGGTCGTCCAAGGTTCCCCCACGACTATGTGCGTCAGGGATCAACCAGGGGAAGGCCCGCTTCCTCACGACCCACCAGAGAGGCAACAGATAAACCCAATAAGttaacaccatccaccacaacatccTGA
- the Bem46 gene encoding protein ABHD13, with protein MVRPTTMASSDLESGEPCLLPNPPPRPRVCHHHHHCEDDMTPKQKADFAVIKFVAGLVLTVMRKFCFTSGTVIILIFVLFWLYGGLLAFVLLLFAFSGVVYQISDLLVYWPNFPPDSRVLVQTPSSIGLPSENLFLYARDGTKLHAVFVKQDSMAVKSAPTFVYLHGNAGNLGHRLSNVYGMYRWLGINLLLLEYRGYGLSEGTPSEEGLYLDAQAAISYLKTRSDIDQNKIIVFGRSLGGAVAVDCVSRSEISSRVAAVVLENTFTSIPEMAKVLFSGVKLLAKLPHWCHKNKYLSKYKMCRVVVPTLFLSGQADSLVPPRMMMELYHCCASPAKRLMQFTQGSHNETWKCPGYYQVLAHFLDEVFKRTTQPPVLHPGVVCFSEPETL; from the exons ATGGTTAGGCCAACCACCATGGCTTCGAGCGACCTGGAGAGTGGGGAACCATGTTTACTGCCAAACCCGCCACCACGACCGAGagtttgtcaccaccaccaccactgtgaagATGACATGACCCCGAAGCAGAAAGCAGACTTTGCAGTGATCAAGTTTGTAGCAGGGCTGGTACTGACAGTGATGAGAAAGTTTTGCTTTACATCAGGAACAGTGATTATTTTAATATTTGTACTTTTCTGGCTCTACGGAGGACTCCTGGCCTTCGTTCTCCTTCTGTTCGCCTTCTCAG GAGTGGTGTACCAGATCAGCGACCTTCTCGTCTACTGGCCCAACTTTCCTCCAGACTCTCGTGTGTTAGTACAGACTCCCTCTTCCATAGGCTTACCATCGGAGAACCTGTTTTTATACGCACGTGATGGGACCAAACTTCATGCCGTTTTTGTCAAGCAGGATTCCATGGCTGTGAAGTCTGCGCCAACCTTTGTATATCTCCACGGCAATGCTGGCAATCTAGGTCACAG gCTAAGCAATGTGTACGGAATGTATAGATGGCTGGGAATCAACCTTCTGTTGTTGGAGTACCGCGGCTATGGACTAAGTGAGGGCACACCCTCCGAGGAAGGTCTCTATCTTGATGCTCAAGCTGCTATATCCTACCTCAAGACTAGATCAGATATAGATCAAAATAAAATTATAGTATTTGGTAGATCATTAG GTGGAGCAGTGGCGGTGGATTGTGTGAGCCGGTCCGAGATCAGCAGCAGAGTAGCCGCGGTGGTGCTGGAGAACACCTTCACTTCTATACCAGAGATGGCTAAGGTGCTCTTCTCTGGTGTGAAACTTCTTGCTAAATTACCTCACTGGTGCCACAAAAATAAG TACCTGTCTAAATACAAAATGTGCCGAGTGGTTGTGCCAACGTTATTCCTCTCGGGCCAGGCGGACTCCCTGGTGCCTCCTCGCATGATGATGGAACTGTACCACTGTTGTGCATCACCAGCAAAACGCCTCATGCAGTTCACTCAGGGTTCACACAACGAGACGTGGAAATGCCCTGGTTATTATCAAGTGTTGGCTCACTTCTTGGATGAG